One Methanolobus sp. WCC4 DNA segment encodes these proteins:
- the cfbA gene encoding sirohydrochlorin nickelochelatase, with the protein MIFSKRRYTMSEKIGILAIGHGSKLPYNNQVVTSIANMIAEKHPEYIIKVGFVEHSEPKVKEALMSFEGTGVTKIAAAPIFMASGVHLTEDIPEFLDLDPETNEGEVEFDGQKVKITYAKPLGSDRLIADLIFKRVQEAL; encoded by the coding sequence ATGATATTTTCAAAAAGAAGGTATACTATGAGTGAAAAAATTGGAATTCTGGCTATTGGGCACGGCAGCAAATTACCATATAACAATCAGGTAGTCACTTCGATCGCTAACATGATCGCAGAGAAGCATCCTGAATATATCATCAAGGTGGGCTTTGTAGAGCACAGTGAACCCAAGGTCAAAGAGGCACTAATGTCCTTTGAAGGTACAGGTGTGACAAAAATAGCTGCAGCTCCTATATTCATGGCATCGGGAGTACACCTCACCGAGGACATCCCCGAGTTCCTTGATCTTGACCCTGAGACAAACGAAGGAGAGGTCGAGTTCGACGGACAGAAGGTGAAGATCACCTATGCGAAGCCTCTTGGAAGTGACAGGCTTATTGCGGACCTCATCTTCAAGAGAGTTCAGGAAGCTCTTTAA
- a CDS encoding GTP-binding protein: MKIVIVSGFLGSGKTTSVIRIGKYLQNKGLSVSVLVNDIGDVGVDGHVISENGLESKEIPRGCICCTLKYALEGNIALVQAQYDPDILLIEPTGVAFPLRIKEQIEKMDFGPEVSMGPIIGVIDGSKFEDLMQHSGDSITKQIENADIVLLNKKDLLSTPKLSEFETTIQEINSDAELHSLSLKWDDGSFMGFADSLFRNLMDNDQGMSDGITRSEKSLHADSCTPETDEFNHFNVSSYADSYSISSSSELGHLTHMALELMGSIKKSVMMLNPRFLGHLKMFLHTGSVAFKVSITSYQDRPEIEYLSIGANEDGKMTVFAAVTDIARNDIADIIESAVSSRSDQFGIVA; the protein is encoded by the coding sequence ATGAAAATAGTTATTGTCAGTGGTTTTCTTGGTAGTGGGAAAACAACTTCTGTTATCAGGATAGGGAAATACCTGCAGAACAAAGGATTGAGTGTATCGGTGCTTGTGAACGACATTGGGGATGTGGGTGTTGACGGGCATGTTATCAGTGAGAATGGACTGGAATCAAAGGAGATTCCCAGGGGTTGCATCTGTTGTACCCTGAAGTATGCCCTCGAGGGAAATATAGCACTGGTGCAGGCACAATATGACCCTGACATCCTCCTTATTGAACCTACAGGAGTTGCATTTCCGCTAAGGATCAAAGAGCAGATCGAGAAGATGGATTTCGGACCAGAGGTCAGCATGGGTCCGATAATAGGAGTGATCGATGGCAGTAAATTCGAAGACCTGATGCAGCACTCCGGTGATTCAATTACAAAACAGATAGAGAATGCAGATATTGTCCTGCTTAACAAGAAAGACCTGTTAAGCACACCTAAATTGTCTGAATTTGAAACTACCATACAAGAGATAAATTCAGATGCTGAACTTCATTCTCTGTCACTGAAGTGGGATGATGGTTCATTCATGGGTTTTGCAGACTCACTTTTCAGAAACCTGATGGATAACGATCAGGGGATGAGCGACGGGATCACAAGATCAGAAAAATCACTCCACGCTGATTCCTGCACTCCTGAAACGGATGAGTTCAATCACTTCAATGTGAGCAGTTATGCAGATTCTTATTCTATAAGCAGTTCCTCTGAGCTGGGTCATCTGACTCATATGGCTCTGGAGCTGATGGGAAGCATCAAGAAAAGTGTTATGATGTTGAACCCTCGATTCCTGGGACACCTTAAAATGTTTCTTCACACGGGGTCTGTAGCTTTTAAGGTCAGTATTACCTCCTACCAGGATCGGCCAGAGATAGAATATCTCAGCATCGGAGCCAATGAAGATGGAAAAATGACAGTATTTGCAGCAGTGACTGATATTGCACGCAATGATATTGCGGACATAATAGAAAGTGCTGTCAGTTCAAGATCGGACCAGTTTGGAATTGTTGCCTGA
- the cfbA gene encoding sirohydrochlorin nickelochelatase has protein sequence MSEKIGILAIGHGSRLPYNNQVVTEIANMIAEAHPEYVVKAGFMENSEPTVEEALMSFEGTGVTTIAAAPVFLASGIHITKDIPAILKLDPETNEGELELDGNKVRIVYAKPLGSDELIADLIFKRAQEVL, from the coding sequence ATGAGTGAAAAAATCGGAATTTTAGCTATTGGACACGGCAGCAGATTACCATACAACAACCAGGTAGTCACAGAGATCGCTAACATGATCGCAGAGGCACATCCTGAGTACGTCGTAAAGGCAGGATTCATGGAGAACAGCGAGCCTACCGTAGAAGAGGCACTCATGTCCTTTGAAGGAACAGGAGTAACAACCATCGCTGCAGCACCAGTCTTCCTTGCATCCGGAATCCACATCACAAAGGATATCCCTGCGATCCTCAAGCTCGACCCTGAGACAAACGAAGGAGAGCTCGAACTTGACGGAAACAAGGTCAGGATCGTATACGCAAAGCCTCTTGGAAGCGACGAGCTCATTGCAGACCTCATCTTCAAGAGAGCACAGGAAGTCCTTTAA
- a CDS encoding N-acetyltransferase, whose protein sequence is MIKELENCEIDVVMDIWLKTNISSHSFIPEEYWISNYSVVKEEYLPISKTFVYIEDNVTRGFIGVIDGHFIGALFVQEEYQGKGIGQKLLDHCKSLYSNLELGVYTENKVAVGFYTKNGFIVKKEQPNEDSGFMEYVMSWKKELKAIEFDQNGGNGL, encoded by the coding sequence ATGATCAAGGAACTGGAAAACTGTGAAATAGATGTCGTAATGGACATCTGGCTTAAGACCAATATCAGTTCACACAGCTTCATACCTGAAGAATACTGGATATCAAATTATAGTGTTGTCAAAGAGGAATATCTGCCGATATCTAAGACATTTGTCTATATAGAAGATAACGTGACCAGAGGCTTTATAGGCGTGATCGATGGCCATTTCATTGGTGCATTGTTCGTTCAGGAAGAGTATCAGGGGAAAGGGATCGGACAGAAACTACTGGACCATTGCAAGTCACTTTATTCAAATCTTGAACTGGGAGTCTACACAGAAAATAAAGTGGCTGTTGGATTTTACACGAAAAATGGTTTTATAGTAAAGAAAGAACAGCCCAATGAGGATTCAGGCTTTATGGAATATGTAATGTCATGGAAAAAAGAATTAAAAGCCATTGAATTCGACCAGAATGGAGGTAATGGCCTTTAA
- a CDS encoding formylmethanofuran dehydrogenase subunit C, producing MADVTLKPIGNFDLTVEAEVVTPDNFAGKSADEIGKLLVWQGPAEYPLSDYFSVEGNGGSSAEDTTIIVDGDIPRVKRIGQEMTAGKVLIKGSAGMHMGSAMSGGEIIIEGDADSWVGMEMSGGSIHIKGNTKDHLGSAYRGSWKGMTGGRITVDGDAVSQVGGGLSGGEIIIGGSVKHFCGIRISSGLIYVKGNAFRTVGAEMTGGTIVIGGCIERFTPGFTLEDVESDLKFGDIECPGEYKKFTGDYAIPQKGKGTMYVSCDSNECL from the coding sequence ATGGCAGATGTAACTTTAAAACCAATAGGGAATTTCGACCTTACTGTTGAGGCAGAGGTTGTCACACCTGACAACTTTGCCGGAAAAAGTGCTGATGAGATAGGTAAATTACTCGTCTGGCAGGGTCCTGCAGAGTACCCACTTTCCGACTATTTCTCAGTCGAAGGTAATGGAGGAAGCTCAGCAGAGGACACCACCATCATTGTAGATGGAGATATCCCAAGAGTAAAGCGCATAGGACAGGAAATGACAGCCGGTAAGGTCCTCATCAAGGGCAGTGCAGGAATGCACATGGGTTCAGCAATGAGCGGCGGCGAGATCATTATCGAAGGCGACGCAGACTCATGGGTAGGAATGGAAATGTCAGGCGGCTCCATTCACATCAAGGGTAACACAAAGGACCACCTCGGCTCCGCATACCGTGGTAGCTGGAAGGGTATGACCGGCGGACGTATCACCGTAGACGGTGACGCAGTAAGCCAGGTAGGCGGCGGTCTCAGCGGTGGCGAGATCATCATCGGCGGCAGTGTAAAGCACTTCTGCGGTATCCGCATAAGCAGCGGTCTGATCTATGTGAAAGGAAACGCTTTCAGGACCGTTGGAGCAGAGATGACCGGTGGTACCATCGTTATCGGTGGATGCATTGAGAGATTCACACCAGGATTTACATTGGAAGATGTTGAGTCCGATCTCAAATTCGGTGACATCGAATGCCCCGGAGAATACAAGAAGTTCACAGGCGACTATGCCATCCCACAGAAAGGAAAGGGAACAATGTACGTATCCTGTGACAGTAACGAGTGTCTGTGA
- a CDS encoding formylmethanofuran dehydrogenase subunit B, whose product MVFKNIICPVCGGSCDDVQVDLDVENRTIDVQNACKMGNAKFHEVVSSHRIMKPTIRENGKVKDVSWEEALEMSADILVNAKRPMFFLGSETSCEAQEVGLHIAEYLGAPADSNATICHGPTVMGIQESGMVGATAGQAKNRADMIVYWGVNALESMPRHMSKYGVFPRGYWTKRGRFDRTMITVDPRVTPTAAAADLHLQLNPSSDYELLSALFTILNGKEPHPSVEEITGIPIASMKQTVEMMKEANFVAIYVGLGVSSSYGKHRNIEIALNFVKEMNNYTKCNIGALRGHCNVAGFNQLASYLYGYPFGLDFMKGYPRYNPGETTCVDLLREKDVDAAFIMSADLVNHIPADAAKYLADIPMICLDIAPCPSTTAADVVLPGVIDAMECDGTFYRLDNVPVYFEPFTDSPFPETKSNEDTLKQLFAKVKAKKEA is encoded by the coding sequence ATGGTCTTTAAGAACATCATCTGTCCAGTATGTGGAGGTTCATGTGACGACGTTCAGGTCGATCTTGATGTAGAGAACCGCACCATCGACGTTCAGAACGCATGTAAGATGGGTAACGCAAAGTTCCACGAAGTCGTGAGCTCACACAGGATCATGAAGCCAACCATCAGAGAGAACGGCAAGGTCAAGGACGTCAGCTGGGAAGAAGCACTTGAGATGTCAGCAGACATTCTCGTGAATGCAAAACGCCCAATGTTCTTCCTTGGAAGTGAGACATCCTGTGAAGCACAGGAAGTAGGTCTTCACATTGCTGAATATCTTGGTGCACCTGCAGACTCCAACGCAACCATCTGCCACGGACCAACTGTCATGGGTATCCAGGAATCCGGTATGGTAGGAGCTACCGCCGGTCAGGCAAAGAACAGGGCAGACATGATCGTATACTGGGGTGTCAATGCTCTGGAGTCCATGCCAAGGCACATGTCCAAATATGGTGTGTTCCCAAGAGGTTACTGGACTAAGAGAGGAAGGTTCGACAGGACAATGATCACAGTGGACCCAAGGGTAACCCCTACCGCTGCTGCAGCAGACCTTCACCTTCAGCTTAACCCAAGTTCAGACTACGAACTTCTCAGCGCACTGTTCACCATCCTCAACGGAAAGGAACCACACCCATCCGTTGAAGAGATCACAGGAATCCCGATCGCTTCAATGAAGCAGACAGTCGAGATGATGAAGGAAGCAAACTTCGTTGCTATCTACGTAGGTCTTGGTGTGTCATCATCATACGGTAAGCACAGGAACATTGAGATCGCACTGAACTTCGTCAAGGAGATGAACAACTACACCAAGTGTAACATCGGTGCTCTCAGAGGTCACTGTAACGTAGCAGGATTCAACCAGCTTGCATCCTACCTCTACGGTTACCCATTCGGTCTTGACTTTATGAAGGGATACCCAAGGTACAACCCTGGAGAGACCACCTGTGTGGACCTTCTCAGGGAGAAGGATGTTGATGCAGCATTCATCATGTCCGCCGATCTTGTGAACCACATTCCGGCAGATGCTGCAAAGTACCTCGCAGATATTCCAATGATCTGCCTCGACATTGCACCATGCCCATCAACAACAGCAGCAGATGTAGTTCTGCCTGGTGTCATTGATGCTATGGAATGTGACGGTACGTTCTACAGGCTCGACAATGTACCTGTATACTTCGAACCATTCACAGATTCCCCATTCCCTGAAACAAAGAGTAACGAGGACACCCTCAAGCAGCTCTTTGCAAAGGTAAAGGCAAAGAAGGAAGCATAA
- a CDS encoding formylmethanofuran dehydrogenase subunit A, with product MAGTIAIKNGYVYDPLNDINGEMMDIFIQDGKVVTELSGAGMKDVKEIDAKGKTVMPGGVDSHSHVAGAKVNVGRMMRPEDHYKHYQKKTPLTHSGCGYSVPSVYLGGYEYSKMGYTTVFEAAVPPMEARHTHEEMRSTPMLDMGGYLVLGNNWFLMRYFKEGDLDKAAAYISWMMRTHKTYGIKCVNPAGVENWGWGENVGALDQENIHFEITPEDIIKSLTELNEKLGIPMPVHLHANNLGHPGCWEITRDSLKIPKNVRAKPNTDVEWAETKKNAKRHESVYLTHCQFNAFGGTSWRDFESGVKGITDYVNSVDHVVMDSGCVPFGDATVMTGDGPAIHDLYMLTGHKWSNTDVECECGSGVLPFEYLKGNPVHSVQWAMGLEVLLYVKDAWKSIMTTDSPNGGPFTKYPQVIAWLMSNKARQDTIEECHKWAQDRSGIGGETREMDLFEIATITRANPARTIGMSYRKGTLGIGADGDVAIYDIDPKSLEVNDYESIIRGFENAAYTIKAGEVVSQMGEIVAIPEKNTFYSDIAVDDEAEQSMLKDVKKWFKYYTLGFERYPTPDKYLANPTPIQVNAEK from the coding sequence ATGGCAGGAACTATTGCAATCAAGAACGGTTATGTTTACGATCCGCTCAACGACATTAACGGCGAAATGATGGACATTTTCATCCAGGACGGAAAGGTCGTCACAGAACTTTCCGGCGCAGGCATGAAAGATGTCAAGGAGATCGATGCAAAGGGCAAGACAGTTATGCCCGGTGGTGTTGATTCACACTCCCACGTAGCAGGAGCAAAGGTCAACGTCGGTAGGATGATGAGGCCAGAGGACCACTACAAACACTACCAGAAGAAGACCCCTCTTACACACTCCGGCTGTGGATACAGTGTACCTTCAGTATACCTTGGAGGATACGAGTACTCAAAGATGGGATACACAACCGTCTTCGAGGCAGCTGTCCCACCAATGGAAGCACGCCACACACACGAGGAAATGCGCTCAACCCCTATGCTCGACATGGGCGGATATCTTGTACTCGGTAACAACTGGTTCCTTATGAGATACTTCAAGGAAGGAGATCTCGACAAGGCAGCAGCATATATCTCATGGATGATGAGGACCCACAAGACCTACGGTATCAAATGTGTCAACCCTGCCGGTGTAGAGAACTGGGGATGGGGAGAGAACGTAGGAGCACTTGATCAGGAGAACATCCACTTCGAGATCACACCTGAAGATATCATAAAGTCCCTCACAGAGCTCAATGAGAAGCTCGGTATCCCAATGCCAGTGCACCTGCACGCAAACAACCTCGGTCACCCAGGATGCTGGGAGATCACAAGGGACTCACTCAAGATACCAAAGAACGTCAGGGCAAAGCCAAACACAGACGTCGAGTGGGCAGAGACAAAGAAGAACGCAAAGAGGCATGAATCCGTTTACCTTACACACTGCCAGTTCAATGCTTTCGGCGGCACATCATGGAGAGACTTCGAGTCCGGTGTTAAGGGAATCACCGACTATGTCAACAGTGTCGATCACGTCGTAATGGACAGTGGTTGTGTGCCATTCGGTGACGCAACAGTAATGACCGGTGACGGTCCTGCTATCCACGACCTCTACATGCTTACAGGCCACAAGTGGTCCAACACAGATGTAGAGTGTGAATGTGGATCTGGTGTACTCCCATTCGAATACCTGAAGGGCAACCCTGTACACAGTGTACAGTGGGCAATGGGTCTTGAGGTACTTCTCTACGTAAAGGACGCATGGAAGAGCATCATGACAACCGACAGTCCAAATGGTGGACCATTCACAAAGTACCCACAGGTAATTGCATGGCTCATGTCCAACAAGGCAAGACAGGATACCATTGAAGAATGCCACAAGTGGGCACAGGACAGATCAGGTATCGGTGGCGAGACAAGGGAAATGGATCTCTTTGAGATCGCAACCATCACCCGTGCAAACCCTGCAAGGACCATTGGTATGTCATACAGGAAGGGTACCCTTGGTATCGGTGCTGACGGTGACGTCGCTATCTATGATATCGATCCAAAGAGCCTCGAGGTCAACGACTACGAGAGCATCATAAGAGGATTCGAGAACGCTGCATACACCATCAAGGCAGGAGAGGTCGTCTCCCAGATGGGTGAGATCGTAGCGATCCCTGAGAAGAACACATTCTACTCCGACATCGCAGTCGATGATGAAGCAGAACAGAGCATGCTCAAGGATGTCAAGAAGTGGTTCAAGTACTACACACTTGGTTTCGAAAGATACCCAACACCTGACAAGTACCTGGCAAACCCAACACCTATCCAGGTAAATGCGGAGAAGTGA
- a CDS encoding molybdopterin dinucleotide binding domain-containing protein, which translates to MEALLNTGSTIDEGRLAKGGNKYSDDYTKECAVCWMCAEDYTSLGCPEKVAVTSRDGKHTIAVRPKVTEAMRSGQVFIPRSIWANVVVEPDTFSTGSPRYKGAPVTVEPTDEEVLSAEEVVLKLYMGGE; encoded by the coding sequence ATGGAAGCATTACTCAATACAGGAAGTACAATTGATGAAGGAAGACTTGCCAAAGGCGGCAACAAGTATTCCGACGATTACACAAAAGAATGTGCAGTCTGCTGGATGTGCGCAGAGGATTACACCAGCCTTGGATGCCCTGAGAAAGTAGCAGTGACATCAAGGGACGGAAAGCACACAATTGCAGTTCGCCCAAAGGTAACAGAGGCAATGAGATCAGGACAGGTATTCATACCAAGGTCCATCTGGGCTAATGTTGTCGTTGAGCCAGACACATTCTCAACAGGTTCACCACGCTATAAGGGAGCTCCTGTTACAGTAGAACCAACTGATGAAGAGGTACTCAGCGCCGAGGAAGTTGTCCTGAAGCTGTACATGGGAGGTGAATAA
- a CDS encoding 4Fe-4S binding protein: MNEVVFGVKDDKQLEYTPEKCIGCGTCVMACPKGSLVIGSVGAVARGLIDKDFLENQTELCIVCGICAKTCPTGALEMKQAGESVNDNSYISSALKDTTVNDNCVHCGLCEQICPQGCIEVKQWLANDGSATVDGETKIDTECCIHCGWCAEVCPAEAISVEKPFEGTWFRDEDTCTACRSCVDTCPCNALFNPDWEAGERVDKVAQRADACIYCGACDMACPVDAITVTKTAIVPEVEKKALLEKKLLNAEMKRPTLTSTLVIDEDACLGCGNCVIVCPVNATDEEVAAGYLNEVDAKKILEVRNGVAQVVDQDLCGSDGACAMICPVGAITLETREV, translated from the coding sequence ATGAACGAAGTAGTGTTTGGAGTAAAAGACGACAAGCAACTGGAATACACTCCTGAGAAGTGTATCGGTTGTGGAACGTGCGTAATGGCATGTCCTAAAGGTTCATTAGTTATCGGTTCAGTGGGAGCCGTGGCAAGAGGACTCATAGACAAAGATTTCCTTGAGAACCAGACAGAGCTCTGCATTGTATGCGGAATCTGTGCAAAGACATGTCCAACAGGTGCACTCGAAATGAAACAGGCCGGTGAGTCTGTAAATGATAACAGTTACATAAGTTCTGCACTTAAAGACACAACCGTCAATGACAATTGTGTCCACTGTGGACTTTGCGAACAGATATGTCCGCAGGGATGCATTGAAGTGAAACAGTGGCTTGCAAATGACGGAAGTGCAACTGTAGACGGTGAGACAAAGATCGACACCGAGTGTTGCATACACTGTGGATGGTGTGCAGAGGTATGCCCTGCTGAAGCCATCAGTGTCGAAAAACCATTCGAAGGTACATGGTTCAGGGATGAGGATACCTGTACCGCATGCCGCAGTTGTGTAGACACATGTCCATGTAATGCACTTTTCAACCCAGACTGGGAAGCCGGCGAAAGAGTTGACAAGGTAGCACAGCGTGCTGATGCATGTATATACTGTGGTGCATGTGACATGGCATGTCCTGTCGATGCTATCACTGTAACAAAGACAGCAATTGTTCCTGAAGTAGAGAAGAAGGCACTCCTTGAGAAGAAACTGCTCAATGCAGAGATGAAGAGACCAACACTTACATCCACACTTGTCATCGACGAAGATGCATGTCTTGGATGCGGTAACTGTGTTATTGTCTGTCCGGTGAACGCAACTGATGAAGAGGTAGCAGCAGGATATCTGAACGAAGTGGATGCCAAGAAGATCCTTGAAGTGAGGAACGGTGTGGCACAGGTCGTTGACCAGGACCTCTGTGGTTCTGACGGTGCATGTGCTATGATCTGCCCTGTAGGTGCGATCACACTTGAGACTAGAGAGGTATAA